Proteins encoded in a region of the Flavobacterium sp. MDT1-60 genome:
- a CDS encoding cation:proton antiporter encodes MNNIKNSLFYVTIIGGFGALIYWVISKGAALEVGRNIVQKKIESNHWNDFLHSMVENLQHPLAILLAQIVTIILVARLFGWIFRKIGQPSVIGEMIAGIVLGPSLVGMYFPEFSATLFPKESLGNLQFLSQIGLIFFMFVIGMELDLKVLKNKAHESVVISHASIVIPFALGLTFAYFIYGTFAPEGVEFSSFGLFMGIAMSITAFPVLARIVQERGMQKTKLGTIAITCAAADDITAWCILAVVIAIVKAGSFTSALYVIGLAILYVIVMLKIVRPFLKRVGDLNSTRESLNKPVVAIFFLTLLFSAYASELIGIHALFGAFLAGAIMPENNKFRNIFIEKVEDVSIIVLLPLFFVFTGLRTQIGLLNDPYLWKVTAVIIAVAVTGKFFGSALAAKFVGQNWKDSLAIGALMNTRGLMELVVLNIGYDLGVLSTEIFTMMVIMALVTTFMTGPALDFINFIFKDKVTAVPQEIGNKSKYKILLSFATPEKGKKLLQIANSLVKKQGDNSIVTAMHLSLSTEIHSFDVKDHERKMLVPVIEESQRLNQNMVSVFKVTNDIDTDIIDTANQGEYDLLLVGLGQSIFDGTLLGKILGFTTRIVNPDRLIDKFTGKEGLFENSPFDERTRHIIAKSKMPVGIFIDKDLEEVNQIFMPIFSQEDAFLIDYAKKLINNNGSQITVLDASGEVKSTRDIQESIRSIEQIAPNHIMIMHDRTIKKEFLESQNLMIISLDSWKKLIESQSTWLNNTPSVLILKP; translated from the coding sequence ATGAATAACATTAAAAACTCTTTATTTTATGTTACCATTATTGGAGGCTTCGGCGCTCTGATCTATTGGGTAATTTCAAAAGGTGCTGCATTAGAAGTTGGACGCAATATTGTTCAGAAAAAAATAGAAAGTAATCACTGGAATGATTTTCTTCATTCTATGGTCGAAAATTTACAACATCCATTAGCTATTTTATTAGCGCAGATTGTCACAATTATTTTGGTAGCCCGTTTGTTTGGGTGGATTTTTAGAAAAATCGGACAACCATCTGTAATTGGTGAAATGATTGCCGGAATAGTTTTAGGGCCATCTTTGGTTGGAATGTACTTTCCGGAATTTTCAGCAACTTTATTTCCAAAAGAATCTTTAGGAAACTTGCAATTTTTGAGTCAGATTGGTTTGATATTTTTCATGTTTGTGATCGGAATGGAATTGGATTTGAAAGTCCTTAAAAATAAAGCGCATGAATCGGTTGTAATCAGTCATGCAAGTATTGTAATTCCCTTTGCCCTGGGATTAACTTTTGCCTACTTTATTTATGGAACTTTTGCGCCTGAAGGCGTAGAGTTTTCTTCTTTTGGATTATTTATGGGAATCGCCATGAGTATTACTGCTTTTCCGGTTTTAGCCAGAATTGTTCAGGAAAGAGGCATGCAAAAGACCAAATTAGGAACTATTGCGATAACATGCGCGGCGGCGGATGATATTACCGCCTGGTGTATTCTGGCAGTTGTAATTGCGATCGTAAAAGCAGGTTCGTTCACGAGTGCTTTATATGTTATTGGTTTGGCTATTTTGTATGTAATCGTTATGCTGAAAATAGTTCGTCCATTCTTAAAACGTGTGGGAGATTTAAATTCGACTCGTGAAAGTTTGAATAAACCAGTTGTTGCGATATTCTTTTTGACTCTTTTATTTTCTGCGTATGCTTCGGAATTAATTGGAATTCATGCTTTATTTGGTGCTTTCCTGGCTGGAGCAATTATGCCTGAAAACAATAAATTTAGAAATATTTTTATCGAAAAAGTAGAAGATGTTTCTATCATCGTTTTATTACCATTGTTCTTTGTGTTTACAGGTTTGCGTACACAAATTGGCTTGCTAAATGATCCTTATTTATGGAAAGTGACTGCCGTAATTATTGCTGTGGCCGTAACCGGAAAATTCTTTGGAAGTGCTTTGGCAGCGAAATTTGTGGGACAAAACTGGAAAGACAGTTTAGCCATTGGAGCCTTGATGAATACACGTGGTTTAATGGAATTGGTAGTTTTAAATATTGGTTATGATTTAGGAGTTCTTTCAACTGAAATTTTTACTATGATGGTAATTATGGCTTTGGTAACTACCTTTATGACCGGACCGGCTTTGGATTTTATTAATTTTATTTTTAAAGATAAAGTTACGGCTGTTCCTCAGGAAATTGGAAATAAAAGCAAATACAAGATTTTACTTTCGTTTGCAACTCCGGAAAAAGGAAAAAAATTATTGCAAATTGCCAATAGCTTAGTGAAAAAACAAGGTGATAATTCGATTGTAACCGCAATGCATTTGTCTTTAAGTACTGAAATACATTCTTTTGATGTTAAAGACCATGAACGCAAAATGTTGGTTCCGGTAATTGAAGAATCGCAGCGTTTAAACCAAAACATGGTAAGCGTTTTTAAAGTGACAAACGATATCGATACTGACATTATTGATACAGCCAATCAAGGCGAGTACGATTTATTATTAGTTGGTTTAGGACAATCTATTTTTGATGGAACGTTACTTGGTAAAATTCTTGGTTTTACTACCCGAATTGTAAATCCGGATCGTTTGATTGATAAGTTTACAGGAAAAGAAGGTTTGTTCGAAAACTCTCCTTTTGATGAAAGAACACGTCATATTATTGCCAAAAGTAAAATGCCGGTTGGAATTTTTATTGATAAAGATTTAGAAGAAGTCAACCAGATTTTTATGCCGATTTTTAGTCAGGAAGATGCTTTCTTAATTGATTATGCGAAGAAATTAATAAATAATAATGGCTCACAAATTACAGTATTAGACGCCAGCGGAGAAGTGAAAAGTACCCGTGATATTCAGGAAAGTATTCGTTCAATCGAACAAATTGCTCCAAATCATATTATGATTATGCATGACAGAACGATCAAAAAAGAGTTTTTAGAAAGCCAGAACTTAATGATTATAAGTTTAGATAGCTGGAAAAAACTGATCGAATCTCAAAGCACTTGGTTGAATAATACACCTTCGGTTTTGATTTTGAAACCATAG
- a CDS encoding DUF5686 family protein, producing the protein MKLFCFLTLFFTLTIQAQFQINGIVTDSNRKPLPFATITTSDNNNTITDVDGKFDLKISSKINSISVSYIGFQTRIIALADNKKFYLISLSQKTDDLKEVVVSSENPALTIIKKVIANKNLNNPQKKLSSFEYKTYNKLIVTANPDSIDGRIDSSAAYKDFNKKQINIDSSDYKFKEIISKQHLFQTEKVSQYQFGNNKLKETILGTKMAGFKQPVYEIIAFNLQSISIYDSKYELFETKHQSPIADNAFTDYNYKLLDTVPIKGRNTYMIYFKNKKKRKSNGLEGVLYVDQENFAIAKAVMRIKGVLDISGIHEFEYVPNEKIWFQSNTTFKIVKGKNDDDIKILGGTIQFDGDVEDNFEQRKKSASDFTYLLSESNNFDIHYNTNPIIKNPSLYIEIKDDASKKPEEFWNTYRKESLDLKSQKTYQLLDSISISKRIEKRLGLGRKIINGYLPIGPIDLDLKKIISYNNYEGFRLGIGGITNDRFSKNFRIEGYTAYGTKDGNFKYSLGSGVLLDKSTNTWLNGSYTDDVREIASTVFAVDKRVFKIYDPRPINISTFYKYISWKANVQTKIIPKTEAVFELSRTYVEPKFDYMFNLNGQLYSSYIMTTAMASIVWAPFSDFMQTPTGRTESDKRFPRFTFQYTQSLPNVLENDFTFSKIDFKTEYEKKYLNGQKTSLLLQGGVALGDVPITHLYNTMPNNLTKETVLQRITFAGRNSFETMYFNEFFSSQYVFFQIKHGFDRIKILKKVRPSLVLVTRMAWGNMEKPEQHVGPAYKTLDKGFFESGIELNRIFKGFGLGGFYRYGPNQLLKFEDNIAVKISYVLDLGL; encoded by the coding sequence ATGAAGCTATTTTGTTTTTTGACTTTGTTTTTTACGCTTACTATTCAGGCGCAATTTCAAATAAACGGAATTGTAACCGATTCAAACAGAAAACCCCTTCCGTTTGCCACAATAACTACTTCAGATAACAACAATACTATTACCGATGTTGATGGAAAATTTGATCTTAAAATTAGTTCAAAAATCAACAGTATTTCAGTTTCTTATATTGGGTTCCAAACTAGAATTATTGCTTTAGCAGATAATAAAAAGTTTTATTTGATTTCACTTTCTCAAAAAACAGATGACTTAAAAGAAGTTGTTGTTTCTAGTGAAAATCCGGCTTTAACTATTATAAAGAAAGTTATTGCGAATAAGAATCTGAACAATCCGCAGAAGAAGCTCAGCAGTTTTGAATACAAAACCTACAACAAACTTATCGTTACGGCCAATCCTGATTCAATTGATGGCAGAATTGATTCTTCTGCTGCTTATAAAGATTTCAATAAAAAACAAATCAATATTGATTCCTCTGATTATAAATTTAAAGAAATCATCAGCAAACAACATTTATTTCAAACCGAAAAAGTTTCACAATATCAGTTTGGAAATAATAAACTCAAAGAAACTATTCTCGGGACCAAAATGGCGGGTTTCAAACAGCCCGTTTACGAAATCATTGCATTTAATCTACAATCTATTTCGATTTACGATTCGAAATATGAATTGTTCGAAACTAAGCATCAAAGTCCGATTGCTGATAATGCATTTACAGATTACAACTATAAATTACTTGATACAGTTCCGATAAAAGGAAGAAACACCTACATGATTTACTTTAAAAACAAGAAAAAAAGGAAATCAAACGGACTTGAAGGCGTTTTGTACGTCGATCAGGAAAATTTTGCTATTGCGAAAGCGGTGATGCGAATAAAAGGTGTTTTAGATATTAGCGGAATTCACGAATTTGAATATGTTCCGAATGAAAAAATCTGGTTTCAAAGCAATACCACTTTCAAAATTGTAAAAGGAAAGAATGACGATGATATCAAAATTTTAGGCGGAACAATTCAGTTTGACGGAGATGTAGAAGACAATTTTGAACAAAGAAAAAAATCAGCTTCAGATTTTACGTATTTACTTTCAGAAAGTAATAATTTTGATATTCACTACAACACAAATCCAATAATAAAAAATCCATCGCTTTACATTGAAATTAAGGACGATGCCAGCAAAAAACCTGAAGAATTCTGGAACACGTACAGAAAGGAAAGTTTAGACTTAAAAAGCCAAAAAACGTATCAATTATTAGATAGTATTTCGATAAGTAAAAGAATCGAAAAACGTTTAGGTCTTGGACGAAAGATCATAAACGGTTATTTGCCTATTGGTCCGATTGATCTTGACTTAAAAAAAATTATCAGTTACAATAATTACGAAGGATTTCGTTTAGGCATTGGCGGTATAACAAACGATCGTTTTTCTAAAAATTTCAGAATCGAAGGTTACACCGCATATGGAACAAAAGATGGTAATTTCAAATACAGCTTAGGTTCCGGAGTTTTATTGGATAAATCTACCAACACCTGGTTAAATGGATCTTATACCGATGACGTTCGGGAAATCGCAAGTACGGTTTTCGCCGTTGACAAACGCGTTTTTAAAATTTACGATCCACGCCCTATCAACATTAGTACGTTTTATAAATATATTAGCTGGAAAGCGAATGTGCAAACAAAAATTATCCCGAAAACGGAAGCTGTTTTTGAATTATCACGAACCTATGTTGAGCCAAAATTTGACTATATGTTTAATTTAAACGGGCAATTATACTCAAGTTATATCATGACAACAGCGATGGCTTCAATAGTTTGGGCACCGTTTAGCGATTTCATGCAAACACCAACCGGAAGAACAGAATCAGACAAAAGGTTTCCGAGATTTACTTTTCAGTATACACAATCGCTTCCAAATGTTCTAGAAAACGATTTTACTTTTAGCAAAATAGATTTCAAAACAGAGTATGAAAAAAAATACTTAAACGGACAAAAAACAAGTTTGCTCTTACAGGGAGGTGTTGCGTTGGGAGACGTTCCTATTACGCATTTGTACAACACGATGCCAAATAACCTGACTAAAGAAACTGTACTGCAACGTATTACTTTTGCCGGAAGAAACAGTTTTGAAACCATGTATTTTAATGAGTTTTTCTCAAGTCAATATGTGTTTTTTCAAATTAAACATGGTTTTGACAGAATTAAAATCCTGAAAAAAGTTCGTCCTTCATTGGTATTAGTAACAAGAATGGCCTGGGGAAATATGGAAAAACCTGAACAACATGTTGGACCAGCTTATAAAACTTTGGACAAAGGTTTTTTTGAATCAGGAATTGAATTAAACCGAATTTTCAAAGGTTTTGGTTTAGGTGGATTCTATCGTTATGGACCAAATCAATTATTAAAATTTGAAGATAATATTGCGGTTAAGATTTCTTATGTACTTGATTTGGGATTGTAA
- the frr gene encoding ribosome recycling factor, which produces MSEEIDFILESTEESMNGSIAHLEKEFLNIRAGKASPAMLGSVFVDYYGSATPLSQVSKISVPDARTITLQPFEKNMLHVIEKAIMIANIGFNPMNNGDMIIISVPPLTEDRRRDLAKQAKSEAEDAKIGVRNVRKDANTDIKKLEKEGTSEDVCKSAEEEVQNLTNTYIKKIDELLAAKEAEIMKV; this is translated from the coding sequence ATGAGTGAAGAAATAGATTTTATATTAGAAAGTACTGAAGAATCAATGAATGGCTCAATTGCGCATTTAGAGAAAGAATTTCTAAACATTCGCGCAGGAAAAGCCTCTCCGGCTATGTTAGGAAGTGTTTTTGTAGATTATTACGGATCTGCAACACCTCTTTCGCAAGTGTCGAAAATTAGTGTTCCGGATGCAAGAACAATTACTTTGCAACCGTTTGAAAAAAACATGCTTCATGTTATTGAAAAAGCGATTATGATCGCTAACATCGGTTTTAATCCGATGAATAACGGAGACATGATTATTATTAGTGTTCCGCCTTTGACAGAAGATCGTCGTAGAGATTTGGCTAAACAAGCAAAATCTGAGGCTGAAGACGCAAAAATTGGAGTTCGTAACGTACGTAAAGACGCAAACACTGACATCAAAAAATTAGAAAAAGAAGGAACTTCTGAAGATGTTTGCAAATCTGCAGAAGAAGAAGTTCAAAACCTCACAAATACTTACATCAAAAAAATCGATGAATTATTGGCTGCGAAAGAAGCTGAAATCATGAAGGTGTAA
- the pyrH gene encoding UMP kinase — protein MKYKRILLKLSGEALMGDLQYGIDPKRLAEYAEEIKQIHSKGVEIAIVIGGGNIFRGVAGASAGMDRVQGDYMGMLATVINGMALQGALEDKGMKTRLQTALKMESIAEPYIKRRADRHLEKGRIVIFGAGTGNPYFTTDTAAVLRGIEINADVILKGTRVDGVYDCDPEKNASAVKFDFISFDDVLKKGLNVMDTTAFTLSQENKLPIVVFDMNKIGNLLKICEGENIGTVVNI, from the coding sequence ATGAAATATAAAAGAATTCTTCTAAAACTTAGCGGCGAAGCCTTAATGGGTGATTTACAATACGGAATTGACCCAAAAAGACTAGCCGAATATGCTGAAGAAATTAAGCAGATTCACAGTAAAGGAGTAGAAATTGCTATTGTTATTGGAGGAGGAAATATTTTTAGAGGCGTTGCTGGAGCAAGTGCCGGTATGGACAGAGTACAAGGCGATTATATGGGAATGCTTGCAACCGTAATTAACGGAATGGCTTTACAAGGAGCGCTTGAAGACAAAGGAATGAAAACGCGTTTGCAAACTGCTTTGAAAATGGAATCTATTGCAGAACCATATATTAAAAGAAGAGCTGACCGTCACCTTGAAAAAGGAAGAATTGTAATTTTTGGAGCCGGAACCGGAAATCCATATTTCACAACTGATACTGCTGCTGTTTTAAGAGGAATCGAAATCAATGCTGATGTTATCCTGAAAGGAACTCGTGTTGATGGTGTTTACGACTGCGATCCTGAGAAAAACGCTTCTGCAGTAAAATTTGATTTCATTTCGTTTGATGATGTTCTTAAAAAAGGATTAAACGTTATGGATACTACGGCTTTCACATTAAGCCAGGAAAATAAATTACCAATCGTTGTTTTTGATATGAACAAAATTGGCAATTTATTGAAAATCTGTGAAGGTGAAAACATCGGAACCGTTGTAAATATATAG
- a CDS encoding thioredoxin family protein: MKSIVAKALFNSYSYTEYRKLVTDLLSEGKSTGDDQSESLTHYTSLNEARMNRLEKTIKISEETIEKLQNLDNHFIWLVISEGWCGDAAQILPILNKMALGSDKKIDLKIVLRDQNDELMSHYLTNGGRAIPKVIVICKEAGIVRADWGPRPKGATELMINYKRDFGVIDEKIKTDLQLWYLADKGISVQEELVAIMENIKYDRF; this comes from the coding sequence ATGAAAAGTATTGTAGCTAAAGCATTATTCAACAGTTATTCGTATACCGAATATCGAAAATTAGTAACCGATTTATTATCTGAAGGAAAATCAACTGGAGACGACCAATCAGAAAGTCTTACGCATTATACGAGTTTAAACGAGGCCCGAATGAATCGATTGGAAAAAACAATTAAAATTTCGGAAGAAACAATTGAGAAACTGCAAAACTTAGACAATCATTTTATCTGGTTAGTGATTTCAGAAGGATGGTGCGGCGATGCGGCGCAGATACTTCCAATATTAAATAAGATGGCCTTGGGATCGGATAAAAAAATTGATCTTAAAATTGTACTGCGAGATCAAAATGATGAATTAATGAGTCATTATCTAACAAATGGCGGACGAGCAATCCCAAAAGTTATTGTGATTTGTAAAGAAGCCGGAATTGTTCGTGCAGATTGGGGACCAAGACCAAAAGGTGCTACCGAATTAATGATAAATTATAAAAGAGACTTTGGCGTAATTGATGAAAAAATAAAAACTGATTTGCAATTATGGTATCTGGCTGATAAAGGAATTTCGGTTCAGGAAGAATTGGTTGCCATTATGGAGAATATAAAGTATGATCGATTTTGA
- the truB gene encoding tRNA pseudouridine(55) synthase TruB: MTTEEYLDGQVLLIDKPLKWSSFQAVNKLKYLLINKVGLPKKFKIGHAGTLDPLASGLLLICTGKFTKRISELQGQAKEYTGTFYIGATTPSYDLETEIDQTFPTSHIDEALIHETVKQFLGEIDQKPPIFSAIKKDGVRLYEHARAGETVEIASRKTTIHEFEITRIALPEIDFRVICSKGTYIRSLAFDFGKAMNSGSHLTALRRTKIGDYDVKDAIDITLFEESLKVE, from the coding sequence ATGACAACTGAAGAATATTTAGACGGACAAGTTTTACTGATAGACAAACCTTTAAAATGGAGTTCGTTTCAAGCTGTTAATAAATTAAAATACCTTTTAATCAATAAAGTCGGACTTCCAAAAAAATTCAAAATTGGACACGCAGGAACTTTAGATCCTTTAGCATCTGGACTATTATTGATTTGCACCGGAAAATTTACCAAAAGAATTTCTGAACTTCAGGGTCAGGCCAAAGAATATACTGGAACTTTTTACATTGGAGCCACTACTCCATCGTACGATTTAGAAACCGAAATCGATCAGACTTTTCCAACTTCTCATATTGATGAAGCGCTGATTCATGAAACCGTAAAACAGTTTTTAGGCGAAATCGATCAAAAGCCACCTATTTTTTCGGCTATCAAAAAAGATGGCGTTCGCTTATATGAGCACGCACGCGCTGGAGAAACGGTAGAAATTGCCAGCAGAAAAACAACAATTCATGAATTTGAAATTACCAGAATAGCATTACCTGAAATTGATTTCAGAGTCATTTGCAGTAAAGGAACATACATTCGTTCATTAGCTTTTGATTTTGGAAAAGCAATGAATTCAGGTTCACATTTAACCGCTTTACGCCGAACTAAAATTGGAGATTACGATGTAAAAGATGCAATTGACATCACTTTGTTTGAGGAAAGTCTTAAAGTGGAATAA
- a CDS encoding undecaprenyl-diphosphate phosphatase, with amino-acid sequence MNTLQAIVLAIIEGITEFLPVSSTGHMIIASSFFGIAHEDFTKLFTIVIQLGAILSVVVLYFKRFFQTLDFYFKLLVAFVPAVVLGLLLSDFIDGLLENPVTVAISLLIGGLILLKVDEWFNNPNTAEASQEITYLQAFKIGLFQCIAMIPGVSRSGASIVGGMSQKLSRTTAAEFSFFLAVPTMLGATVKKCYDYYKAGFELSHDQINLLVIGNVVAFIVALLAIKTFIGFLTKNGFKVFGYYRIIAGIILLIIHFFIHPLTII; translated from the coding sequence ATGAATACATTACAAGCTATCGTTCTTGCCATTATTGAAGGAATCACAGAATTTTTACCTGTTTCTTCAACTGGACACATGATTATTGCCTCTTCTTTTTTCGGAATTGCACACGAAGACTTTACTAAACTTTTTACGATTGTCATTCAGCTAGGCGCTATACTTTCAGTTGTAGTTTTATATTTCAAACGTTTCTTTCAAACACTTGATTTTTACTTTAAACTTTTGGTCGCTTTTGTTCCGGCCGTAGTTTTAGGATTATTATTGAGTGATTTTATAGATGGATTATTAGAAAACCCAGTCACTGTTGCTATTTCACTTTTAATCGGAGGTTTGATTTTATTGAAAGTAGACGAATGGTTCAACAACCCGAATACTGCAGAAGCTTCTCAGGAAATCACGTATTTACAAGCTTTCAAAATTGGATTATTTCAGTGTATCGCTATGATTCCCGGAGTTTCAAGAAGTGGAGCAAGTATCGTGGGTGGAATGTCTCAAAAGTTATCAAGAACTACTGCGGCTGAATTTTCATTCTTTTTAGCTGTTCCAACAATGTTGGGGGCCACTGTAAAAAAATGTTACGATTATTATAAAGCTGGATTTGAATTGTCTCACGATCAAATTAACTTACTAGTTATAGGAAATGTGGTAGCTTTTATTGTTGCACTTTTAGCAATCAAAACCTTTATTGGATTTTTGACGAAAAACGGTTTTAAAGTTTTTGGTTATTACCGAATTATTGCAGGAATCATTTTATTAATTATCCACTTTTTCATTCACCCGCTTACTATAATATAA
- a CDS encoding DUF3098 domain-containing protein → MKNISNNEEQQPQKQEFLFDGINYKILLIGIGVIALGFILMSGGGSDNPNVFNEDVFSFRRIRLAPTTVLIGFGITIYSIFKKSK, encoded by the coding sequence ATGAAAAATATTAGCAATAACGAAGAACAACAACCTCAAAAACAAGAATTCCTTTTTGATGGTATTAATTACAAAATATTATTGATTGGGATTGGTGTAATCGCACTTGGATTTATCTTAATGTCTGGTGGAGGAAGTGACAACCCCAATGTTTTCAATGAAGATGTTTTTAGCTTTAGACGTATTCGTTTAGCTCCAACAACTGTGTTAATCGGTTTTGGAATCACGATTTATTCGATCTTCAAAAAATCCAAATAA
- a CDS encoding ABC transporter permease — translation MSSNFDKFQKRRLISSYFSVVLSVFLVLFLLGVLGLFIINSKKLANDFKEKIAMTVFFKNEANDSVIKAFNAELKRAPFAKSYAYVSKEKAAKEHTDIIGEDFLTFLGENPLLNSYDIHLKADYVERDSISKIESSLRQNTMIEDIVYDKQLVNLVNDNIKKVSMWILIISAFLAIIAVLLINSSLRLSIHSNRFIIKTMQMVGATKSFIRKPFVMRSVKLGMLGAGLAIVALIALLLYVETNFPGLGILEDKVLIGLVLLAVFGLGVLITWVSTHFATQRFLNLRTDDLY, via the coding sequence ATGAGTTCCAACTTTGATAAATTTCAAAAGCGCAGGTTAATTTCCTCTTATTTTTCGGTTGTATTAAGTGTTTTTCTGGTATTATTCCTTTTAGGAGTACTGGGATTATTCATTATCAATTCTAAAAAACTGGCTAATGATTTTAAAGAAAAAATCGCCATGACGGTTTTCTTTAAAAACGAAGCCAATGATAGTGTTATCAAAGCATTCAACGCTGAATTAAAAAGAGCACCTTTCGCAAAATCTTATGCTTACGTTTCTAAAGAAAAAGCTGCTAAAGAACATACTGATATTATTGGAGAAGATTTCTTAACCTTTTTGGGCGAAAATCCATTATTGAATTCCTACGACATCCACTTAAAAGCGGATTATGTTGAAAGAGACAGCATTTCTAAAATTGAAAGCAGTTTACGTCAAAATACGATGATTGAAGATATTGTTTACGACAAACAGTTGGTAAATCTGGTAAACGACAATATCAAAAAAGTAAGTATGTGGATTTTGATTATCAGTGCTTTCCTTGCGATAATAGCCGTTTTACTAATCAACAGTTCATTACGTTTATCCATTCACTCTAACCGTTTTATCATCAAAACCATGCAAATGGTAGGCGCAACCAAATCGTTTATTCGTAAACCATTTGTAATGCGTAGTGTAAAATTAGGAATGTTAGGAGCCGGATTGGCGATTGTAGCTTTGATTGCACTATTGCTTTATGTAGAAACTAATTTCCCTGGTTTAGGAATTTTAGAAGACAAAGTCTTAATCGGATTGGTATTATTAGCCGTTTTCGGATTAGGAGTTTTGATTACCTGGGTAAGCACGCATTTTGCAACACAACGTTTCCTAAACTTAAGAACTGACGATCTTTATTAA